From the Musa acuminata AAA Group cultivar baxijiao chromosome BXJ1-2, Cavendish_Baxijiao_AAA, whole genome shotgun sequence genome, one window contains:
- the LOC135598266 gene encoding probable arabinosyltransferase ARAD1 codes for MKASVPLLAVIVLALALALLLISSRFNPSPSPKSLLSSSPTFHSAPRLKVFVADLPRSLNYGLLDEYWALSTPDSRIGVDPDAGLRPAVAAAAPWKPYPENPLIKQYSAEYWLLGDLETPSGRRGSSFAERVYDLDRADVVFVPFFATLSAEMELGWGRKGGFLKKEGNEDYRRQREAVDRIRESEAWRRSGGRDHVFVLTDPVATWHVRSEIAPAILLVVDFGGWYKIDSKESANSSNMIHHTQVSLLKDVIVPYTHLLPRLRLSENRHRRNLLYFKGAKHRHRGGLVREKLWDLLVNEPGVIMEEGFPNATGREQSIKGMRSSEFCLHPAGDTPTSCRLFDAILSLCIPVIVSDEIELPFEGMIDYSDFSVFVPVSKALQPKWLVNYLRSISEQRKRRYRLNMAQVQPVFEYDNGNPGGIGPVPPVGAVNHIWRKIYQKVPIIREAIIREKRKPEGVSIPLRCHCT; via the exons ATGAAGGCCTCCGTGCCCCTTCTTGCAGTCATCGTCCTCGCCCTCGCTCTCGCTCTCCTTCTAATCTCCTCCCGATTCAACCCTTCCCCCTCTCCAAAATCCCTCCTTTCCTCGAGCCCTACGTTCCATTCCGCCCCCCGCCTCAAGGTCTTCGTCGCCGACCTTCCCCGCTCCCTCAACTACGGCCTCCTCGACGAGTACTGGGCGCTCTCTACCCCAGACTCCCGGATCGGCGTCGACCCCGACGCCGGTCTCCGGCCTGCCGTCGCCGCTGCGGCGCCCTGGAAGCCCTACCCGGAGAATCCTCTCATCAAGCAGTACAGCGCTGAGTACTGGCTGCTGGGGGACCTCGAGACGCCCAGCGGGCGGAGGGGGAGCTCGTTCGCCGAGAGGGTGTACGACCTGGACCGCGCCGACGTGGTGTTCGTGCCGTTCTTTGCCACGCTGAGCGCGGAGATGGAGCTCGGGTGGGGGAGGAAAGGCGGGTTCTTGAAAAAGGAGGGGAACGAGGATTACAGGCGGCAGAGGGAGGCGGTGGATCGGATCAGGGAATCGGAGGCGTGGAGGAGATCCGGCGGGCGGGATCACGTGTTCGTCTTGACTG ATCCGGTAGCTACTTGGCACGTGAGAAGCGAGATAGCTCCTGCTATTCTTCTAGTGGTTGATTTTGGTGGTTGGTACAAGATTGACTCTAAAGAATCTGCCAACTCTTCAAATATGATACATCACACTCAGGTTTCATTGCTCAAAGACGTGATTGTGCCTTACACCCATCTGCTACCTAGATTGCGATTGTCAGAGAATCGGCATAGGCGTAACCTTCTCTACTTCAAAGGGGCTAAACATAGGCACCGG GGAGGGTTGGTTCGTGAAAAATTATGGGATTTGTTGGTTAATGAGCCTGGTGTTATCATGGAAGAAGGTTTTCCTAATGCCACCGGTCGTGAGCAGTCGATTAAAGGAATGCGTTCCTCAGAATTTTGTTTGCATCCCGCAGGAGATACCCCCACCTCATGTCGCCTCTTTGATGCCATTCTTAGTCTTTGTATACCAGTCATCGTCAGTGATGAAATCGAGCTCCCATTTGAAGGAATGATAGACTACTCAGATTTCTCAGTTTTTGTGCCTGTCAGCAAAGCATTGCAACCGAAGTGGCTAGTAAATTACTTGAGGAGTATTTCTGAACAGCGTAAACGAAGATATCGCCTGAATATGGCACAAGTTCAGCCTGTTTTTGAGTATGATAACGGCAATCCTGGTGGCATAGGACCTGTTCCTCCTGTTGGTGCGGTGAACCACATTTGGAGAAAGATCTATCAGAAGGTACCGATAATTAGGGAAGCAATAATCCGGGAAAAGCGAAAACCCGAAGGTGTTTCAATCCCACTGCGCTGTCACTGCACTTGA
- the LOC135598261 gene encoding F-box protein SKIP2-like yields MVSTRTLPLTRPSLSLSLSLSPSSLSIHFTLTVYKPHNSGGLRRAPIIEILDTPAGPLTVASPSLCMGQSASSRLTDAPPAMGGVSLTRDYTAGLPDECLALVFQSLGSGDRKSCSLVCRRWLAVESCSRRSLSLDARAALSDVAPAIFGRFDGVSRLALQCGRRHDSIGDEALALVAVSFPGLVSLKLRACRALTVAGMEAIARHCPGLRELSVSSCTFGARGIDVVLRGCPLLEDLSIKRLRGLHDPSATADLVAGAASLRSLCLEDLYNGQCFAPFIAGSPNLKTLKLIRCSGDWDPLLQDIAVKVPLIVEIHLERLQVTDSGLTALSGCIDLEILRLVKTPECTDAGLATIADRCHRLRKLHIDGWKANSIGDVGLQAVAQRCTGLGELVLAGLDPTYRSLELIASNCGSLERLALCGSETIGDAEVACIASKCTSLKKLCIKECPVSDQGMEALAAGCPKLVKMTVKRCSGVTPDCADRLVASRHGKLAVNLEVNDGSTNDQQQEATEEGSALEEFGIAAAIGGSELPRPLVDGVGSQGRWPGKKKRAGFFATRRNLVASALRRLSHGSSNSSHSRP; encoded by the coding sequence ATGGTCTCTACGCGCACTCTCCCTTTGACgcgtccatctctctctctctctctctctctctctccgtcatcGCTTTCGATCCACTTCACGCTCACGGTTTATAAACCCCACAACAGCGGCGGACTACGTCGAGCCCCAATCATCGAAATCTTGGATACGCCGGCAGGTCCGCTAACAGTTGCCTCTCCGTCGCTGTGCATGGGCCAATCCGCCTCCAGCCGCCTCACCGACGCGCCTCCGGCAATGGGAGGCGTCTCGTTGACGAGGGACTACACCGCTGGCCTCCCCGACGAGTGTCTTGCTCTCGTCTTCCAGTCCCTCGGCTCCGGCGACCGAAAGAGCTGCTCCCTGGTGTGCCGGCGGTGGCTCGCCGTGGAAAGCTGCAGCCGCCGCAGCCTCTCCCTCGACGCCCGCGCTGCACTGTCCGATGTGGCGCCCGCCATATTTGGCCGCTTCGATGGCGTCTCCAGGCTTGCCCTTCAGTGCGGCCGCCGCCACGACAGCATCGGTGACGAGGCCCTCGCCCTCGTCGCGGTGAGCTTCCCCGGCCTGGTCAGCCTCAAGCTCCGTGCCTGCCGCGCACTCACCGTGGCCGGCATGGAAGCCATTGCCCGTCACTGCCCGGGCCTCCGCGAGCTCTCCGTCAGCTCCTGCACCTTTGGCGCCAGGGGCATCGACGTCGTCCTCCGCGGGTGTCCCCTCCTGGAAGACCTCTCCATCAAGCGCCTCCGCGGTCTCCACGACCCCTCCGCCACCGCCGATCTCGTCGCCGGTGCCGCTTCACTCCGCTCCCTCTGCCTTGAGGACCTGTACAACGGACAGTGCTTCGCGCCATTCATTGCCGGATCCCCAAACCTCAAGACGCTCAAGCTCATCCGCTGCTCCGGCGACTGGGATCCGCTCCTGCAGGACATAGCCGTTAAGGTCCCCTTGATCGTTGAGATACACCTGGAGAGGCTGCAGGTGACCGACAGCGGTCTCACCGCCCTGTCCGGCTGCATCGATCTCGAGATCCTCCGCCTCGTCAAGACGCCGGAGTGCACCGACGCAGGCCTCGCCACCATCGCGGACCGCTGCCACCGCCTCCGCAAGCTCCACATCGACGGCTGGAAGGCGAACAGTATCGGCGACGTGGGCCTCCAGGCCGTGGCACAGCGATGCACCGGCCTCGGAGAACTGGTCCTCGCTGGGCTCGATCCCACGTACCGGAGCTTGGAGCTCATAGCAAGCAACTGCGGCAGCTTGGAGCGCCTAGCTCTCTGCGGCAGCGAGACCATTGGGGATGCCGAGGTCGCCTGCATTGCCTCCAAGTGCACGTCTCTGAAGAAGCTCTGCATCAAGGAATGCCCGGTGTCCGACCAAGGGATGGAGGCTCTCGCCGCGGGGTGCCCAAAGCTGGTGAAGATGACGGTGAAGAGGTGCTCCGGAGTGACGCCAGATTGCGCGGATCGGCTGGTGGCGAGCAGACACGGGAAGTTGGCGGTCAACCTGGAGGTCAACGACGGGTCGACCAACGACCAGCAACAGGAGGCAACGGAGGAGGGGAGTGCCTTGGAGGAATTTGGTATAGCGGCGGCTATAGGCGGCAGCGAGCTGCCACGTCCTCTGGTCGATGGTGTGGGCAGTCAGGGCAGGTGGCCGGGTAAGAAGAAGCGGGCGGGCTTTTTCGCCACCAGAAGGAACTTGGTGGCCTCTGCCCTAAGGAGATTGTCTCATGGAAGCAGCAATTCCAGTCACAGTCGTCCGTGA